In Brassica napus cultivar Da-Ae chromosome C2, Da-Ae, whole genome shotgun sequence, the sequence agaatattcttgatttattattttctaagtttacaaataatattttttatttgtgaaaattgaaaaccagcccaatttattttagtattttataaaattatgatattatttacactaaatatttctttacagaCTATTTGATACCActtaaattaccctaaggagtgaattactctcccaaataagaggttcagttgcagtacttagggatcgaatccacaaggagctagagaacctattaaatctaatcaaattattaattttaagtgtttgttgttttatggtttaaaagtaaatagcaatcttaattgagcaagtctattgctcgactaacaagatgattgggggtgtaacttattagaagatattagatgcaaggtttctattcaggtgttggagattataatcctatagatgcctaacagttgcatgcatgatatattagagctcaactccttaatcacagtgatcagcgatgacaatgtttcactggttaactaactagatcttggatctcaactgtcgtcttttgatcacaagaaagtgtcgatcgatgattctacagggatatcgatcgatacacctttcgcaatatcgatcgattgtcagaagacaatatcgatcgatgcttctagctaagccctaggcgcagattgataatgctcactagtctcctagatcagcggttagcatctctctatcagtcctagcatgacagattagattcaggacaggatgatcaaggatgcttgactcatgctaattcctgggttcatgttctagttagcaaggctaaaacaagcattaatgaacaatcaatcaatgaatatcacaacttagcaaatctatagttggggctaatccatctaacctatttgaaccctgaatctaacaagtgaactactcagacatagctaaacaattcatgacacaaaatatagataaaaactgcatagaatagaatagatgaatcaatggagttccaatcacaaatctctctatgattttctctcctaaaactctctgctgaaaataagaatacaatggtggccaaaaagctctcttgcctcctaacacttaggcaagtatatatctattaggttaaaaactcgtcaggggtaatcttgtaatatGGTGAAGCATTgagtttaaagtcggctggaaccaagtcacgcatctcgcgtctcgacatcgatcgatggtacaagatgtacatcgatcgatcataatcttcaatcatcgaggcttctcttctgtatcgatcgacggcactggatgtgcatcgaacgattgcttcttcttcgtatcgatctctaatggtcagctcagatgaaatctcttttaagctcctaaatgctccataatcatcactttactccaagatactcttgaacctgaaaacatacctaatatgatagaatatataatatatagatagtaaaatacttatataccatggatgaaaattggtcaaatccatggtgtattactattatataaataaaaatatataattatatttatataaataatatatttatctggggttctcttctcttctttgctattttattaaatatctcTAACACATTGTAGAGATATTAACTATTATAGTATCTAGTGCTGTGAAGATGCATGCATGCACGTGTAAtgtacaaatttaaataatatatttaataacttATATTTATAACCAAACTCATCTCCACAATCATGATCAATGCTCACATTATGTGATAAGCGGGGTTCTCTTTGTAATTGATGTTTAGAGGTTGTAGTAGATCAAAATGTGACAATTCTTTTTGGTTATTCATGGTCTTCTTGATTTTCCAGATTGACATATGCAATGATGGAAATGTAATACTTGCCATCAGAATAGGAACTCGTTACTTCTTGTATTAGTGcagtattttttttaaccaaCCTTTCCTAGCTTCTTAAGTTTTTCGTTAGATTTCATTTTACtatattcattttctttatcACAAGTTGTAAGTGTCTTTGTTTAGTTGCCAGATTGATCATATGCAAACTTCTCCTTAAAATAATACAAGacattctctttgttttttcatattttcgtaAAGACTTACTTACAATCAATAGGCCATTTTTGTTTTGTCACATTTTCTTAAAGACTTGTGCAATCAACATGCCTTTATATGAAGGACTATTCTATATAGCTTAAAGTGCAACAAAGAAACAACGGTTTTCAACAAACCAAATTTACGTAGGTAATTAGGACTTGGATAACGTTATTTGGAgtgaaaatttgtaaaaaactACCGTTTGTGCTTAGAATTTTGGAGTCCTCCTACTTGAAATAGAAACTTAGGTGATCTCAGTGATTTGTGATGATTCTTAGCATATAGACAGACCATTCTTTCCTCAAATCAGAGCAACACTTTGTCCTGTGTTCTTCAAGTGAGTTAGTATCACCGATGAGGCGATATGACAATTCTTCTCAGAAACTCCATAACGTCAAGCCCACGATACCCGCACAACCGCTCAACGCACCTTACGTTCAGCACTAttaaatcatcacatataaATGCATTAAGTAACTTTTGATCAAGTAACGTTCAGCACATAAAAAGCATCACAAATAACGTTCAGCACTAttaaatcatcacatataaATAGCACCAAAGGATATGATCAAGTAACTTTTTCCCtgaaaagtgtttttttttatactaattGGTGTCTTTATGAGATGGTGTTGTTGCTGATCGTCTCCAAAAAAGCTTCCACACGCTTAATTTCTGTATTCACAGACTCTAGTAACATGTCTAACTAAAACCTGAAACCATATTAGGAAATTAATAGATCAGATggaattaaaatttgtttgggAAATAGATTGTTAGGcaaaaaacaaacacatgtattaacataaatttcaaaaacttaGTTAAATTACAAGGAAAGACTCAATCGGATAAAAACATTCATGATCTCACAAATGTTATTGGAATATTCCTAATCTAGATATAGTAAGAATTTCGAGGAATCTAATATGTATGAGTTAAACATCCTCACTCTTGTGTAATAGATACCCAGTCATCAGTATATACCGTTTCACATAGTGTGTTTCTGTAGTTTGGAATCTGAATAGGATACTGTACATGagaaatcaaattatatgttatacAGCACAAACTGAAGTATCGTAGATAATGTTTCAGAGGCTGACGTCATCTGGCATATATACCTACCACCGTTACCTTCATAATTGACAGAAGCTTGGGCTGTGGAAATTTTCTTCAGATTTTCGACGCTCGTGTAGCTCTAACCTGTCATCTCAACTAACCACTATCCATTTTATCTGAGTTacaaccaaatatttttttttaacaacaaatgaGTCTTCTTGTCGTCTTAACAATCacaagttaacaaaaaaaataattaaaaatcagtcTTTGATCCATAAAGCACACAACTTTCTTATGTACATAACCAAAAATAGTAGAAAGCTGAGCAATACCAACACCATCGAGCGTAGACGGTACCACCAGCTTCTCCTAAAATCTCTGTTCAACACCTAGACTCatattctctttttattacttgtttgattttttagataaaaagtaacttttttaataaatgtgttttacctaaaaaattttatatttagaatcttatatttagaaacagatggagtattacttttttatgatttataaaacAATAGTTTACCTCTGTTACTATTAGAGATGTCAAACAGGTTTACCCATCCTGTCCCGAACCGCGGCGGGTTAGTCATCGAGTGGGTCACAGCGGACCTGTTCCGCGCGGACTGCGGTCCTCAAAATGCCGGCCCAAACCCGTATCGCAAAACATATAGGCCTTCGCAGGCCGTCCCGCGGGATGCCTCCTTATCAAACCGCCTACTACAGCTTCCTTCATAAATGTTCAAGTTGAAGAGTTGTGTAAGAGAGTTGAAGAGAGCCCATTAAGATTCACTAAAGccttatcaaaatcaatgccaTAAACCTATGTTTGTGCTTGCGTTCTTgagttaaaagtttttttttgttatcagcctaagattttattaagtttgaatctgattgagTTGTTGTCTTTGTAATAACTTGGCTCAAGTGTATGTTTTCATCAAACCATCTCTCTTTGTAATtctttggatttaaaaaaaaatcgtgaaTCACTTCGTCAAATTATACAAGTGACATGATATACAATTAACTTTTCCCCTAAACAAtatcattgtaaccaaatttaatttaagaaaaacacctgagaacaaaaccaatcaacttaaacaagaaatcCATATTGTAATAAAGAAATTCATAGTTGTgtgtaataaaaagagaaaaccaaatcaaaacaccacCAGAGCTCGAATCGTCATCGCTGGAGCTGGAGTCGTCATCGCCAGATCTCGAATCATCATCaccggagctcgaatcatcatcgCCGGAACTCCTTATGTTTTATGGGGAAAAGTCACAAGAATCGTTTTCTTCtcactccctctctctctctctttcgtttttttaggtaaaataagaaatgaaaaaaaaaatgcggGTCCATGTAATCCTGCATGACCCGTTTCGGTCCATCCCGCAAAAGGCCCAGTCCCGCAAAGACCTGTTCCGCGAGGCCCGCAAATTTGCGGACCTAGAAAACCTCGTCTCAGTACCGTCCCGCTACGGTCCTTTACGGAATAGGCCTGCGGTTCAAGTCCATGAATGTCATCTCTAGTTActgttattttacatttttagttattataaattgttttatatctatctaaactattaaaattgaagtacaaTTAGTATTTAATCctgatttttttagtaattacCGTCTAATGCCATTAGCCTTAAACACGGTCGTTTTATAACTATATACTAAACCAGCATAATCTCATGAAGTCTGATTCGTCTTTCTGGTCATCGGTTTATCTTTTCCGTTTGGGGATTGTGTTGgcttttaataaaatcttatcTCTTAGAGATCgactcttttttttatttatgatcaAATCGTTTGGTGCTTTGTTTTCTATATTAAGTTGTTGATTTGATCGGTTGTTTAGTTTATGTCGTATTTGATTGACAAAAGTAAAGGATATAGATGAAGAATCATTCAACTTCAAAGATGAATTGCTTGAAGGGAGGAGCTGGACAAAGGCGTTCAAAGAGCACCGGTGAAGTCAGAATTACGAAGACGGCGTGTTAGTGAAGCCGTGATCTTCCAGCAATGTTACTGTTCAATTGGGCTTATATTGGACTTTGAGCATTATGTTTGAATGTAATCGTTGATGGACTTTTCTATCAATAGATAACCATAATTTATATGTAACCGATTTTAGATATTCGAAAAAGGAATATTATTTTACACTTCCTCTCTCCCATATGTTTGTATATAGTGGGGCTTattgaatcaatttttttagaaaattcaaggtttgaataaataaaaaaaaatccgaaatttgaGTAAATCCTAGAAAGATTTGTTACAgattttaaggtttttttttttaaaaaaagaaatttcagtattcttgatttttttttttaaatttaaatatttatttaaataaaatatttattttaaaattactataatttgtcattttatcgttttatgaaatattataatttatatatttttttttaagtttcaaatACCATAATAAAAGTTGGTATTTTGATTCATTGTCATtccactataaaatattatacaaatgaGATTTTATTGGCAAAATACCATaagttgatattttaattttggtttagcacatATCGTATATTACTAATCTAATTCATTAACTTAAattattaactaattaaaattttcaaaaagctaaacttattttttaatgtttttgtctAAACCTgtctttattttaaaaaatctcaataTCAACTTTGAACTTTATATATAACttcaaatcaaaatatagaAGTATTCTTATTACTCTATTATGTTATGTTTTAAtgtttactaaaataaaatgaataaaaacatTAACCCACAAAAAGATATACATAAACTCATAACTTATAAAGCTTAGAAGCTAAACACAttgaacaaaataaacaaatgtCAAAACTGAATAACATGTTAATACTAAAAcgctaaaaaatataataaaaaaacaaatatcgatcgaactctaatatacattattatatAATCCTCTTAAAACATGTAATCTTTATAGATAGAAATGTTATCTTCTTTGATATTAgtcatattattttagtttaaactgaaaataaattgcactattttcatcaatatttcgCAATAATATCAACGAAAATGAAAATCCAACAAAACTACTAATAGCAACAAAACAGAGTAAGGAATCACGAAAATAAAAAGGGAAACAATCATAACGTTTATCAAACATTTATCCTATTTAACTCTCACACTCCAACAAGCTACTACATATCTTCAAGAAACActataaccaaacaaaatacTGAACTTTATAATCAAAAGATCGATGTTCATTGGGTTAATACGCGTTCTCTTGTACGATCCACTTGCTAGTAATATCACTGGATTGTGATATCTCCAATATCTGAGAGATCCCAGAGATCATCACTTCGACAACAAGTCACGTTATCTTAAAAGTCCCATTCAAGCAACTCCTCATCAATACCGAACCCAACTTCTGAAGTATCACAGAGACCAACCCACCAATCTGTACCACCATTTTCATTTGAACTCGAACTCAAAACACTTTTGTCTCTTTTGTTTTCCACACTCGCGTCATGATCAGTCACTTTGTTCCCAAGATTCTCTTTATCTTTCGTAACCAAATCCACACGACAACTACTATTGTCCCCACTCTCATTCTGACCGGACTCATCATGATTCACTTCAATCACAGCCTCTTCATTAGAACATTCCCAGACTAAGCTATTCATGAACCGCTCCATCTCACCATCCAACCACTCGTATGGCTCCAAAGACTCTCCTTCGAAGTTACCATTAATGTGCCCTATATCAGTGTTCTCACTATCTAAGTCTTTCGATTGTGGTAAACATTGCAAGGCCATCACCATTTGCTTGTGTTTCTTCATGGATGACCTACTAGTTCTtcccttcttctttttggtaTTGTTATCGTTATTCACTCCATAGGAGTAGATTTTGCGGCTGAGATGTGAGttccaataatttttaatttcgttGTCTGTTCTTCCGGGTAGTTGTTTTGCAATAAGCGACCAACTACACACACAAACGAAAATATATGCACAATCACACACATGAGAcgattaatataaatttctgaAATCAGTTAAATTACATATTCTGTCACAATGGCTTTTAACTAATACTCCGatgtttcataatataataaGTATcattttagctttttttttcttgttacacaaaaaatgtcactttacaatttcaatgcaaattatactcactttcagctaaaaattaattgcaaactgcattgcttttataaataattttatttatctcaaatattaattaataacaacttacatatatttcCGATACTTTCTTAGTCTGTGTGAAAAGTgtcaaagtgacacttattcagaaacggatggagtatataATACTATACATATATGGAATGTGTTGTGAACAAGAGTGAAAATCGTGTGTCTCTTGTCTCTTTATTtctgaatcaaagtgttcccttatataggggttacaagaaTCAGATAAAAAGAAAGTATACAAATCATTATCctaaagagaaaaggaaaacatcttaaagataaacatgaaaggATAAATGGAAACTCTCCTAATGCTAGAggcggccgactctctctcctattgggccgccgactctctctctctctatgggccACGGTCCTGGCCATTTGGTTCctagcaatccacattgttcataacactcccccttggatgctagaaccatatgggctcgtatcatgcacgatgttgcctcgttaaaacctcactaggaaaaccaaaaacccaaggtgggaaaaaatggaaaccatagacaggaaaaagagtacaacgcatgacactccccctgatgaaggcatcactgcagatccttcagccggcgcatgcctatctgatgaaccagcttcctgaatgttgaggttggcagagacttggtgaaaaggtcggctgagttgtcgCTGGATCGGACTTGGACTACTTGaacctcctttgccttctgcaagtcgtgggtgaaaaagaacttgggcaggatgtgcttagtcctgtctcccttgatgtatccttccttgagctgagcaatgcacgctgcattgtcctcgtagatgatcattggctcctctttctcttgtcccacggccagaccactctctcttaagacatggccggtcatgttcctcaaccaaacAAGCTCACGGCTTgcctcatacatggctatgataTCGGCGTGATTAGATGATGTAGCAACTAGAGATTGCTTTGTTGAACGCCAGCATATTTCAGCTCCACTATGTGTAAACACATATCCTGTTTGAGATCTAGCCTGatgtgggtcagataagtacccaacatctgcatatccgaccaagttctctcctggccggttggtgtagaacaaaccgagatcttttgttccttgcagatatctgaacagatgtttcactccgttccaATGCCTTAAGGTCGGACATGATCCAAATCTGGAtagtaagctcacggcaaagcttatgtccggtctagtatgactagctaAGTACATTAAGGCCCTAATGGCACTTATGTAAGGCACTTCCGATCCGAGTGTTTCCTCGTCCGGTTTCTTTGGTCCGAATGGATCCTTTTCCAGGTCTAAGGACCTTACGACCATAGGACACTGCAAGGGGTGTACCTGGTCCATATTgaattgcttgagtatcttttctgtataagtttcttgatgcacaaggatgccatttgctttatactcaaactgtaatcccaaacagaacttagttttccctaagtctttcatttcgaattctttctttagacattcgaccgtttgggaaatctctccagaggttcctattatgttcaggtcgtccacataaacAGATATTATAACATAGCCCTTGCtgtcgaatttctttatgaatatacatggacttattggatcgttcttataaccctctttgGTTAGGTACTCGGATAGCCGGTTATACCAtattcgacctgattgctttaaaccatataaagctttgttcagcttaatgcaatgttgttctcgagaacctttcttatctttgagctcaataccctctggaactctcatatgTATTTCATTGTCCAGTGGTCCGTACAGGTATGCAGtaactacatccattaggcgcaaatcaatattttcttttacggccagactgattagaTATCTCAATGTAgtcgcatccaccacaggggaataagtttcctcatagtctattcctggtctttgtgagaatccttgtgctacaagccgtgctttgtatctcactacttatcctttctcatttctcttccttacaaagacccatttgtatcccactggtttgacatctctggGTGTCAggattatagggccaaaaacgcctctctttctcaatgattctaactccacgtttatagcttgtttccatttgatccaatctgatcttagcatgcattcttgtatggacgtgggttctagatcctcatctttatccatgatctcaagtgctaccttgtatgcaaataaatcatcaacgttgatatcttttctgttccattgttttccagacatcacatggtctatagagatctcttggttCTCCGGCTCTTGTGTCCCGTGAAGTccagcgtcccggacctcacttGGAGGAACGGCCAGATCATCGGGTGTGGTCGGTACACTCAGCTCAACCGTCATGGTTGGCTCGACCGATCCAtctatgtcctggacggtttccttgatgctctcggatccagcacctttcttggatttccgaggctgtttgtctttggaaccaattggtctgccACGTTTTAGacgttgcttagactctgtagccacttgacattgtccatcttggacgtcTAATCTTataggtgcattacaagccggaaTGTGTGATATTgttactctatttgggtcagcaaatgtatctggcagtctattagctagctcttgaagatgtattatcttttggacttgtaaatcacattctttagtccgaggatattgccaagatgttgatggtctaaaccattctaactcttttgttatcaaccggctgttatctccccctaaggacggatatgtggactcatcaaactgtgagtcttcgtatctggccttaaacaaatcaccggttgttggctcaagatactttataatacttGGAGattcatatcctacgtatattcccatcctcctctgcggttccatcttagttctctgtggtggagcgattggaacgtagacggcacatccaaatgttttgatgtgggacacgtctggctcatgacccgtaagtaattgggatggtgaatatctatgctcactagatggcctgatgcgaatcagttccgttgcatgtaaaaccgcatgtccccatgctgataccggaagttgAGACTTCATTAGTAATGgacgggctatcagctggatacgtcTAATGaaagattcggccaagccgttctgtgtatggacatgtgccacggagtgttctactttcacccccatggacatacagtattcattaaacgcctgggacgtgaactcaccaacattgtctagacgtatagtcttaagtGGAAAGTCTGGAAAAtgtgctctcagccttatcatctgagcaagcagccgtgcaaaggctaggtTCCGAGTGGACAACAGAcatacatgcgaccatctggtcgatgcatcaatgaggaccatgaagtatctaaacgtcccacaaggtgggtgtatcgGTCCACATATGTCCCCTTGgatcctttccagaaagtttaaggtttctttattaaccttggctggtgatggcctagttatgagtttcccttgtgcacatgcagcacatgtgagatttcgtGGGATCACTCCTTTAAACGTGTGCCCTAATGAATTCAtcatcaattttcgcatcattcctgttccgggatggccaagccggttatgccataaagtgaatagctcTGAGGCATTTGCCTCAACCAtactgatccttgcatagtaAAGACCAGTAGACATTGCGGGCATGGTCTCTAGGATCTTtttattgcctttggtgatcaaagttatgttaaggaattctttgtttccttcttcccatgtttcaaggtggaaaccattcaatcttatatccttgaaactcaataagcttcttctagagcttggggaatacaaggcggttttgatctctaggtgagtgcccttgggcatcatcacataggcctggccgtgaccttcaatcaggctggCCTCACCCGCAATTGTTTGTACCTTTGCACTTTGCTTTGTGAGATTCATAAagtaccttttgtctctaaggatcgtatgacttgtgccactatccaccacaagtatactcatctcatcattcatttctataaataaaatttagagactttataagatctttaaaacttttattattataaatgtcatttcataaaataaaaacaccaaatcaaagacataaagcaataagacaatgtgattcgaaaaaCTAGTCCTTTAGACAGTCGGATGTCTCAAAATCCATTTGGTCATCTTTGTTGTCCCTGTCGgattcattgtcagcatcatatCCATTGTCATCCTGACCgttttcttggatcatgtttgcctccgggttcttgttcttgagactctcttgatagagttcgcacaagtgtttcggagttctgcagttcttggcccaatggttgtCCATCCCGCATCTGTGACATAAAGACTTGGACGCGTGagatggtttggatatgccacctcgtCCACGGCCATAACTCCCTCGGCCCCGaccgtaattggaaccacgaccacggttattgtggtttcctctTCGGCCGGTTGAGTAGTTATCTCGACCGTTATGGTTGTCATGCCTACGCCCTCTGTACCCACCACGGCCTTGACCGTATGGTTTCCTGTTGTCTTGGGCGTAGTAGGTttctttgggatctttcttttcaaccTCATGGGCTTCGGGTAATGGTGCTGTCCCGGCCGGTCTAGCTCCACTGTTCTTCATGAGaagctcattgtttgcctcggccaagagtagacatgagatcagatcagtgtattTGGCAATACCTTTTGTTCTATATTGCTGTTGCAACACAGAATTCGACTGATTGAAAGTCGTAtaggtcttttcaagcatcatCACATCGGATACTTCTTCACCACACAGCCTTAGTATTGAGACGATTTTGAACAAGGCTGAGTTatactcatccacggacttaaaGTCCATGAATCTGAGATGCATCCAATCGTGCcttgcctttggaagcaacaccatcttttggtgatcatatctgtgCTTTAAAGCATTCCAAAGATCCAATGGATTCTCAATCGTCATGTACTGATCCTtaagaccttcaatgagatgatggcgcataTAACATATGGCCTTGTATctattcttttcattctcattgcTGTCTtcgatgatagtatcaccgagt encodes:
- the LOC106380184 gene encoding LOW QUALITY PROTEIN: transcription factor MYB111 (The sequence of the model RefSeq protein was modified relative to this genomic sequence to represent the inferred CDS: inserted 1 base in 1 codon; substituted 1 base at 1 genomic stop codon), with protein sequence MGKAPCCEKIGLKRGRWTXNGEGSWRSLPKKAGLLRCGKSCRLRWINYLRMNLKRGNITAEEEDTIFKLHSLIGNSWSLIAKQLPGRTDNEIKNYWNSHLSRKIYSYGVNNDNNTKKKKGRTSRSSMKKHKQMVMALQCLPQSKDLDSENTDIGHINGNFEGESLEPYEWLDGEMERFMNSLVWECSNEEAVIEVNHDESGQNESGDNSSCRVDLVTKDKENLGNKVTDHDASVENKRDKSVLSSSSNENGGTDWWVGLCDTSEVGFGIDEELLEWDFXDNVTCCRSDDLWDLSDIGDITIQ